CTTTTCCGGCCATAATACACCTCTGCGGGCGTTAAATAATTAAAGGACTGGTGAAGCCTTCGGTTATTATAATACTCAAAATACTCCGTTAAGGCCAGCTCAACCTCTTCAATTGTATCAAAATCATACCGGTAGATTTTTTCTTGCTTAACACTACGCCACAATCGCTCGATAAATATATTATCTAAATAACGTCCTCGCCCATCCATGCTGATAGAAATGTGGTGAGATTTTAGCGTATTTATCCAATCTTTTGAGGTAAATTGAGAACCCTGATCCGTGTTAAAGATCTCACAACGCGAATGCAGCAAAGCGTTTCTAAGCGCCTCAATACAAAATTCAGCCTCCATAGTAGGTGAAATAGCCCATCCAATCACATAACGACTATACCAGTCCATAATAGCTACTAAATACACATGCTTTCCTTTCATGCGGATGTAGGTGATATCTGCGGCCCAAACCTGATTTGGTTTGGTGATATCCACCTCTTTTAATAAATAAGGGAACACCTCATGCTCCTTATTGGGAACGCTTGTATTTGGCTTTGGGTAAACAGTCGATAACCCCATCATTTCCATCAACTTTTTTACTCGACGTTTACCAACAGGATAGCCTACTTCTTTTGACAGCCATCTTGCCCGCTTAATTTTACCTTCACATGGATACTGCAGATAGTGCTCATCAAGTAGCGCCATAAGCGCTTCATCTTCGACAGAAATGGGCTTGGCACTATAATAATAACTTGAAACAGGCAAGTCTAATAGCAAGCATTGTTCACGAATGGTGAGCTCGGCAAGAGGATCAATCATGACGCGCTTTTCATCCAGACTAAAGTTCATGCTTTTTTTTTAGCCAAGATAGCTGCGCTTGAAGTCGACCAATTTCTTGATATAATGCCTCAACAAGCTGCTCTTGGGACTTGGCTTCTTTTTCATTAGCCCCAGAGAATAAATCGTTAATGGCTTTGATGGCCGATTGCTTCCAAGTTTTTACCTGCGTTGCGTGAACACCGTATTCACTGGTAATTTGCGCTTGTGTGAGTTTCCCCTCAATCGCAGCTAGCGTTATTTTTGCCTTCTTGGCCGCCGTATAATAAGCTCGCTTTTTAGACATTTTATTCTCCTCTTTGTATTAAGAAGAATAGCTCTTAAAAAACCTTTTTTTGTGTCCAGAAAACCGCGCCTATATTAGTTAGACCATCCATTTCTGCCATTGCACAACAATGCCTCTGAATTAGGGACACGGTTTCAAGCAAGGATACGCGACATCAATCTCCAAACGGTCTCCCAAAATGGCACCAAATCAAAGGATACGTTTGCCACGATTGTACAGACGGCCAGAAAACTGAAAGTTAACGTTTATCAGTATATTTACGATAGGGTGACTAAAAAATTTGAAATGCCATCATTGGCTGAATTAATCTTACTTAAAGTGCGGCAGGTTCCATGCACCACATAAGCATCTCGAGATAATTCCGCTTGCTGACGCGCGCGGCTCGGATTAGTCCGGGCTCAGTGGCAGACACTTACCCGGCGATTCTGACAGGATACGAAAATTACTCCTTTCTTTTTATTAAACGTATAAGTCCAGACAACACCTAAAAAGAGAGGTATGGTTATAAATGGATCTATTATTGAAATAATATCCCAGCTGACTCGTTCATCTGAGAATGGCCAAAATAATACTGTTCCGTAGGCAGTACACGCATCAAGCAGGCCATGTGTAGCATAGCCAATTAAAGCTGCAAGTAAGGTTAGTCGCCAATTTTTACGGAAGCGTTCAAACAACAGTAATATTAATGTTATTACAATGGTGCCAACAGGGATAAATAAGAGGGAGTGAGTAAAATGTCTATGATAAAGAAAAAACAGCATTGGATCGTCCGCAGATTGAATTAACACGTCCAAATCAGCAGCCATTCCTGCCAAAGCTCCAACCAACCAGGCATTATGTTTGTCCTGGTTATGTAAAAAAGCCTGGGCAGAAGCAGCGCCAACAACTCCCTGTGTAATAAAATCCATAAACGTCCTTTAGCAACATGTTTAAAATAAGTCCCCGTACTGGAAATTTTTCTATACTACGCTACTTGTGTGATCAAAAAAAATATATAACAAGTTAAATCATATTGGGTACTTATGAGTTTACAATAAATGTTTGTTCTTTAGCTTTAACAAATCTTCAGTAACTAAATATTTTTGATTAATTGACGCAGCAAACGATTTTGTATATGTTGCGATATTTAAAGAGAAGCCTTATCTTTTTTTAGGGATTAAACAGGAGTTTATATGATTCAAAAAGGTGTAGTAGCATTCCTGCTGTGTTTAAGTATTGCTAATCCTATATATGCAACGTCTTTGTTTGGAAATATAACTCAGCCCAAAGCATTAAGTTCTGTCAAAAACGAGTTACAAAAAAACGAATCTAATCAAGATTATACCGATTTCAGT
The sequence above is drawn from the Legionella antarctica genome and encodes:
- a CDS encoding transposase, whose protein sequence is MSKKRAYYTAAKKAKITLAAIEGKLTQAQITSEYGVHATQVKTWKQSAIKAINDLFSGANEKEAKSQEQLVEALYQEIGRLQAQLSWLKKKHEL
- a CDS encoding metal-dependent hydrolase; translation: MDFITQGVVGAASAQAFLHNQDKHNAWLVGALAGMAADLDVLIQSADDPMLFFLYHRHFTHSLLFIPVGTIVITLILLLFERFRKNWRLTLLAALIGYATHGLLDACTAYGTVLFWPFSDERVSWDIISIIDPFITIPLFLGVVWTYTFNKKKGVIFVSCQNRRVSVCH
- a CDS encoding IS3 family transposase, translating into MNFSLDEKRVMIDPLAELTIREQCLLLDLPVSSYYYSAKPISVEDEALMALLDEHYLQYPCEGKIKRARWLSKEVGYPVGKRRVKKLMEMMGLSTVYPKPNTSVPNKEHEVFPYLLKEVDITKPNQVWAADITYIRMKGKHVYLVAIMDWYSRYVIGWAISPTMEAEFCIEALRNALLHSRCEIFNTDQGSQFTSKDWINTLKSHHISISMDGRGRYLDNIFIERLWRSVKQEKIYRYDFDTIEEVELALTEYFEYYNNRRLHQSFNYLTPAEVYYGRKRP